Proteins from one Shewanella pealeana ATCC 700345 genomic window:
- the folD gene encoding bifunctional methylenetetrahydrofolate dehydrogenase/methenyltetrahydrofolate cyclohydrolase FolD — translation MTAQNIDGKAIAQSIRTQLKDKVTARKEAGKRVPGLAVILVGADPASQVYVGSKRKACEEVGFISRSYDLDSSTSEDALLSLIDECNEDPTIDGILVQLPLPEHIEESKVIERIRPDKDVDGFHPYNVGRLAQRIPVLRSCTPMGIMTLLKSTGVDTFGLDAVVVGASNIVGRPMSLELLLAGCTTTTCHRFTRNLEDKVRSADLVVVAVGKPGFIPGDWIKPGAIVIDVGINRLESGQLVGDVEFDVASQHASFITPVPGGVGPMTIASLLENTLYACEQYHD, via the coding sequence ATGACAGCCCAAAACATCGATGGTAAAGCTATTGCTCAATCCATTCGAACGCAACTCAAAGATAAAGTCACTGCCCGCAAAGAGGCAGGAAAAAGAGTCCCTGGTTTAGCCGTAATTCTTGTTGGAGCCGATCCAGCTTCACAAGTTTATGTCGGTAGCAAACGTAAGGCCTGTGAAGAAGTCGGTTTTATCTCTCGCTCTTATGATTTAGACAGCAGCACTTCTGAAGACGCACTCTTATCATTAATTGATGAATGTAACGAAGACCCCACGATTGATGGCATCTTGGTACAATTACCGCTTCCTGAACATATTGAAGAATCGAAAGTCATTGAGCGTATTCGTCCAGATAAAGATGTAGACGGTTTCCATCCTTATAATGTCGGTCGCTTAGCCCAGCGCATTCCGGTGTTGCGTTCGTGTACACCTATGGGGATCATGACACTGCTAAAATCGACTGGTGTCGATACCTTTGGCTTAGATGCCGTTGTTGTCGGCGCATCTAATATTGTCGGCCGCCCAATGTCGCTAGAGCTATTATTAGCAGGCTGTACAACCACAACGTGTCACCGCTTTACTCGAAATCTAGAAGATAAAGTTAGAAGTGCAGATTTAGTCGTTGTTGCAGTTGGTAAGCCGGGCTTTATTCCTGGTGATTGGATTAAACCTGGCGCAATCGTTATCGATGTGGGTATCAACCGCTTAGAGAGTGGTCAGCTTGTAGGTGATGTCGAATTTGATGTTGCTTCTCAGCACGCGAGTTTCATTACACCTGTTCCTGGTGGCGTCGGCCCAATGACTATCGCAAGCCTGTTAGAAAACACGCTATATGCCTGCGAGCAGTATCACGACTAA